CATCTCCCATATAGTTCTCACATGGCTTGCTTCAGGAGACGTATCATGTGGAGCTTCTTTACCAAACATGCTTCTATAGTTTAATCGATCGGCTGGTGATCACTTTGTCAGTCAACGATTTAGACATGGGTTAGGCAACCTGGATCCGGcctttctaatttatttatttattttcaaaaaaaaaaaaaaatgtatgctTGATTTGTCGGCACTTTAAGGCCTTGATTCCATGAAATGTCTCGTGTCCTCTTTAGAGGACGGGACTAAAATGAACATGTGGCAACGTTGTAAGTGCAGATCTTTATATTCTCAAACATATGGAAGTCAACTAAACATATTCCTCCAATATGTTATCAAATTGGAAATCAAATATAGACAATTGAAGATCTCTCAGAGAATTTCTTATCCatgttcttaaaaaaaaaaaatccgatgAATTTGTAAGTTTAATGCATCTGGGCATAAGTAAAAAGCAGCAAGTCTTCTCCCTAAACAAGCACACCCGTTAAATAAATCTTTAGAATTTTCTACCACCCTCGATATGCATTGGACATGAGTTAATTCTTGGAAGTACACTATAAATGTTAAAACTTAGCATGGATGGACACATAAATGCCAAACTTCTAAAAGGTACACTTAcatattactttttttcaaaattggacACCTAAGTGCCAATTTCATCGAGACTTGCTAGAAATttgacatgacatttttttattaataaaaccattttaCGTGGTTACCAAAAATCCGATGTGGCTTGTCAAAAATCCGACATGACTCGCGGGAATCTGACTTGGCTCGCTATTGGCACTtaacgcatttggtaacgattctgttttCAGAAACggattctgatcagaaatgatttttttattttattttgttcccaagaacaatttctaagcattttaagccgtttggtaactgtccaaaatttctgattctggaatagaattgtgtttggtatcgtgctcattgattctgttccaaagcaatttttttaatttttaaataattttttttttttttccttttttttctttttttcctttctctcttattcttcttcttcttcaagtggccggTCGCTAGGACCGCACCGACCGACAAACGAGGGCCAGCGACTTTCTTggagcgttgccggcccttggcgaggccgaccctcgtcggccaagGCTCACCAACAGCTGGGTAAGGCTTGCTCAGCCCTgctgaggctcgacctcaccaaatatggtgaggctgagccttgctagtggctgggcttgcctctggcaagctcgccggacctcgccctagcctggTGAGCCTCCGGCAAGCTTGCCAAATTGGTTGCCAACAACCGGTAGCGGCACTatggcggacggtggcggaCAACAACCGTGGATGGCgatcgatgaagaagaagaaaagagaagatgaagaagagaaatggaaaaataagagttggttttgattcttagatttgtttctggaataagaatcaacttttttttattgttgattctattccaaatcttcttccaggaacaaaaaaatagaaatttgttctcggaaacaaaaattttaccaaatgcaattctgtTCAAAACTactccctagaacaaaaaaatcataatcgggtattgtttggatggttaccaaatagccCCTAagtgttcatttcttcttttgattagTACTTAAGTAtatcttttggaagttttggcatTCTTTTCATGTGTTTAAAATCATGCACATAAACTTATCTAATTTGTTTTGATACTTTAGGAtgagagaattaccaaaaagtcaaaTCTCAAACATCGATAAAAATATGAACTTTAGAGAAATATTGTAAATAAATGCAccttattactattttttttttttcaatcaaaatcttgtgaataaattaaaatatttgaatcttAGATAATTCTCTTAGAAAAGAGAACACATAAACTTATCTATTTGAACGTAAAAGAATGATGAATAATAGTAAggaaaagtcaataaaaaatattagattGATTGATCTATATTCAAGGTATATTTTTCCTCTATCATCAATCTTACCATTAATAAAGTCTTATTGAGGGTTGTTTTGGACCGTTTAAATCTTAGGATGTATCTAAAGATATTTAAGGAGTGGAAAAAACGTTAGCTTAATCTGATctatgttaaaaaaattcagtcttccttctcctctcctAATGACGTGAATGGACTTGTCGATAAACAATCATCAACTAAAAAGGTTTACTAATGGTCCACAAAACTCACATCAAAACTTGTTTCGTTAATTTGCAAAGACTTGTCGGTCATTTCGGGGCATGGACGGGGATGTAATAATGAACAAAGCAGAGAAAACTGATATAACTACTTcgcctaaaaagaaaaaaaaaaacattattttggCAGAAATAGTCAAGAAGGCTTGCCTTTGTGGGGATGAATATTGTAACGTAGACAGGATTCTCCCCACTCGGTGAAACGAGGCAGAAATACCTACATGAAAGGCATAAACCAAATGATGAAATAGAAAGACTTAAAATGTGGAAGATCATACATGAGTGATTCGGCAGATCTAGATGTACTTTATTATATGATAAGGTCCATTTGTGTCTATTTATATACATCATTATTTACATCCAGAAAGCCACATGTTTTGGAAGAAGCTTTTACAGCATGGGAAGGgatttcaatgaacaaaaagaagaatctaCTTTAATCGATATGCCCTACATAACATAACATAGAAATCACACTTATTAAATGATGGACAATTAGTTAGAGCAGTAGATGCTGTAGCGAAATTGATTACAAACTAGGTGATATCAACCACATTAAAATTACTTTTGGGAGGTCTGTTTAATATCCAAAAACTGCTCAGCAACATATGGATTAGTGGGACATATTATGgtgaattagaaaaaaaaatggatagagCTGGATCTAGATAATGGATAAGTAAGGGTCTTGTAGGAAGAGGAGTGGTTATAAACCCTATGAAACATTCCCAGGGGTGGCAAAGGTAGAGACCCAGTTGGCAGGGGAAAAAACACGAGACTTGGCCGGATTCTCATgcattgatgatgatgatgctgttGATGTGCATAACcatttaatattataatttcttgATTATGCTTAAATCTTACCTATTTGTCAAATATAAGCCTCACATGAGATTGATCTTTTAATGtattatttgttaaatatgagTCAAATAGGATATAAGTATCCCAACGTTGTTATCCTCTTTCAAAGCCCCATCATAAAAGATTAGGTACACGGATATTCTAAACTaaaacttatatatacataacaatagtttttaaagatttattatCACCATATGCATAAGACTGAGAGATGCAAAAATAGAGATATGCAAGGATTAAAGATTTGTTAAAAGTgaccatgaaaaaaataaataggtaAAACTCATATGTGAGCCACGTTATTCAACCTCGCTTGAATTTTGCCAATTTCTATATAGATAAGAGTGTTGAAgggcatttatttatttatttattgtgatatCCAAAAATGGGCTTTTTATAAGATCAGGATAGTAGTCGAGTCGGTTCAAAATAATAGAGGCATTTTCGTAATTTTATGCCTGGAAATAACTTTGTTGAACTATCATTTTGAGAAACATTAGAAATGACATCTAATTTTATTTGACTCATTAGTGTGGTGCTGAGGACACcgaattttcattttaggaACTTGGGATAGTTAAGAGTTCGAAATAAGTAATGTTCTGCCTCTGTTAGGAATTTCTAAGATAGCATTTTTTCCAAGCTATTATTCCTGAATATTTTAGAACAATCATATTTCCATGCAGTAAAGTTAAATTAGACAATAATATGTGGATTAATCCATTATATTGGGTTTATCCTCTCCTAGCGGATTTGTGCTATATAATCTGACGTTTTTCAAATTTAGCGAGAATTGCCGAGGATGGTCGGTGAAGTGGGATTAACTGGGGTCCGGTGACATGTCGACGATGCTGGAAAGTTGTAAACATTTATTTAATGTTCTGCTTATTTAAGGAGAAAACTTGTTACCTATGGACGCATTTTTAccggattttttttattatggagATTAGAGATATCGAATATCGAGATTTGAATTTCCAATTTGGTGATATATTCAGGATATATAGTTTAGGTGCCTCGTGTGCGTTTGAGTGTATAAATATGTACATACAACGTCATCACATGTACCTTTTCAATCCGGTCATTTAAAGATagggaaaaatacaaaaaacataaaactattgtattagtatcaattcaatcttcaactttttcaattataccaatttgattctaaatctttttacattttattaattgagttagttaggctaattttgattggaaatcacaGCGTGAACACTAGCCATCTTACATGACATAATCGGTGTTgacatgaacatttttaataatatgttaatatttttcttattttcttatttttgttttttattttttttctttctttttttcttttcattttggctgGCACCCCTTACCCAAATCTAGCTCCTTTGCACCCTCACTTGGGGCCAGCAGGGCCACAAAGCCCTAGGGGAGGGCTTTTGCGCCCTTACCCATGGCCATTGAGACACCAAAGTAAAAAGCAACAAATGCTAAAAGGTAATATGGCAAAACAAAAGGTAATATGCGAATCCTAACTCCAggccaaaaaataagaaaaaacaaaagggtaacGAAAATGAGATATTATACTTGATTTGTCGCTGATTTTATATGGAAATTCTTATTCAAAAAGGATTGGATTGGACCGGATCTGTCTAGATCTTGGGTAGTCTAATGGAACCGgtggaagagggagagagatattCAATCATGAAGGTTGGGAATAGGCTTCCTATCTCTTCCGAAAGAACAATTAAGAATGTCAAATGTCTTGAAGGTGGTTTAAGAATAGTTAGATCAGTTCATTGGAATCAAAGAAACAATAAGTAAATGTTCAAGGCAGCAACACCCATGTATAGAGCCTTCTCTTGAATTTGATAGATCCCAAGCCTTTTGAGAATAATGAAAAGATCTTGTTGCCCCTTTAGACTGAGCTGTTAAGCGCGGCAGCAACGCTCCAGCCAAGGTTTTGGATAGGACTATCCTGAATCAAGCAAACGAAAAACGGCAGTAAATGAACCCAACTCGAACATTCAAAGCTCGCGGTaaacacaaaaaatccaattaaCCAAGGCTACATAAACACTTTCAGAGCGAGAGGGAGGTGTCGAGCTCGATGGAGTGGCCAAAGTGAGGCTGCGATCCTGACCAATGGCCAGCCCTCGCCCAATGGCTGGCAAGGGTTTTCagccaaaataaaaggaaaaagaaagagagaaaggaaaaaataattcaaacttctttaaaaaaaaactgtaaaattatccacattagcgAGTTCTAGTTAAAATTGGTCAGattaactcaattgacaaaatataaaaaaatttataaaaaaattggctaaattaaaaagtttaagattgaattagcacaaatgtaacatgtttatgattttttaaaatacttttCTCTTTCAAGATGATACGAGATGGTTTTTAATAGATGTTCTAGATAAAAGTTAGAAACAGAGACAGATTAGATCTCAAATCCAAGAAGCCAAATTGGCTGCGGCTTTCATTAGTGGAGGAACTAAATAATCAAAAGGGCAGTGGAAATCAGATAGCACTCAACCTGGTCGAGAAAGGCCTATCCATCCAGCACGCCCAGTAACTGTTGCACGTGCTGCGAACGAAGCCACGTCGAAATGAACCCCGACACACCTCCCACGTTAAACACTGCTTTTAATAATGTCGCACATGACATTTCACGCTCTTTCTTTCGTTTACCTCGTCGCGGTGCTAATGGAATTTCTAGAAGAACGTtcgctttttttcttcttttttttgtcttcaaaATAATCGCATCTATTCCTCGAAGCTCCTATACTTGTCTATCGTTGTCGGAAAGTCCCCAGTGACTCGACTTGATTCGGTTCAGCTCAATAATGTCGAGATAGTATCTCAGTCCAAGTTTGAACTTGGCCTTAATGGTCCTCGTCCATCGCCAGTGTTTAAGGAGAGAAAAACCCATGGAAGGCCATCGCGAAGACTATCCGTTTGATAAATGAAGAAGGATTATCATAGCTACCCTGTCCGTGTAATCTATTTTGTCATGGAACCTGCCTCGatcgctatatatatatatagctcgactttgaaaatttgatgTTCTATCCAATCAATGCTGATAGATGCGAATTGTGTAGAGAATGAATTACATTTACGGAAGGGCCAGCTTAgtcaaaatatattaaattttgtGAAAGCACTATCAACCCctctaaaatttaaattcttaaatAAGGCAAGCAAGTAGACTGTGCGAGCCAGGGACAATTTACCCAACCCCACCAAAAAATTACCCAGCACGCATTCCATATGGCGTCACGTCCACGTCTAAACCTAGTTTAGAATAGGTTTAGACGAGcttatttttaaagaatttcctAGTTAAATTAGGCACGAAGGCAGAAGTTAAATGGCCCCATCAATTTCACATGTGCACTCGAGTGCTCCACAATTACTATGACTAGGACTTAAATATGAATTACGTacgatttgataaatttaagtGTTTGAATCTGATTGCCCCGTTACTGTCTATGAACACAAATTCACACACACATATCAGGCACACAAACACGATGTAAGAGaaataaaagtgagaaagagaaatcgAGACACAAGATTTATTTTTAACTAGGGATACATCTAGTAGAGGGTTTCACTATAATAACCGTCTTCCACCTTTTTATTACTATCGTCAATTATAAGaaaatcacattatatataGGCAACAGTAACTATTTATCGACACGAACCCAGACTACCAACAATATACGAGTTCAAATTATAAAAACTCTCTAGCGACCGGGGGGCCTTGTCCCCTAACCCCTGCCGAGGTAGCCCCTCAACATAGAAATTTCCCGTGTCTTTCTGTCAACAGAGTATGAAGCTAACATAAACATGGCACCAGTAGTCCATGCTGTAAATGATGACAGTTCGCCCTAGGTGTACACGGATCAAGGGCCCAACTAACGTGTGAAACACTCCGCCTGAGGAGTAGTCACAAGACCGAAACTCAAAGGAATTGATGGGGCCTGCACAAGCGGTGGAACATGTGGTTTAATAgtccaaattcatttttttatttgcctgAATCGGTAGCTAAGCACTCgtgatataaataaaataatactcGGCATCAACTTAGGTGTAATATAAGTGGACGTTGGGATCATTGGCAAAGCCATGCAATGCTTTTGACGAAAAGAGCGGCTCCACTTCCATGCGTTTGTTTGGCGTCCGTGCGTTTGTTTGGCGATCGTGCATTGAAGAAGCCAACACCTGaatagtctctctctctctctctctctctctctctctctctctctctctctctatccttcCTGGCAAGTGCCAGCTCAGGGGTGGCACGTGCGATGATGATTCAGTGCATGGTGACGTGAGTACATAGCCAAGCAAAACACCTGGTGGCCCTGTTCTCTGTTGCATTATATATAACCCCACTTCCCCTCCTGTCTTCCCGCAACATTCgttctcctctcttcctcatTTTCAGGACAAAGATTTAGCAAATCCCATCTTTTTCAGTTTTCACGTTTGATTAAGATACTTCCTCCATACTCCTTCAAGGAACCAAAATCTTGTTTTCACGTTTGATCGAGATACTTCCTCCATACTCCTTCAAGGACCAaaatcttgagagagagagagagagagagagagagagagatgacgatGTCTCGTTTCTCCGAGGCCATGCACGAAATGAAGGCCCTGCTGATGATGGTGGTCGTCCAGGTCGCGTTTGCCGGCGTCAACATACTGTACAAGCTTGCTGCGAGCGACGGGATGAACTTGATGATCCTCGTCGCCTACCGCTTCACATTCGCGACACTTTTCATGGCCCCTCTGGCTTTCTTCTTAGAAAGGTCACACACCACAACACACTTCTCTTGTTAAACCAAATTCTAATGTGTATAGGTATATACTGATTTCATGTTTCGGTTTATAACAGGAAGAGCAGGCCAAAGATAACGTGGACAGTGCTTGTGCAAGCCTTCTTCTCTGGGCTATTCGGGTAAGTATATGTTTCTGGATGTGCTGATGTTCAGGTTCTTGATTACCATGCCCTTTGTTTTGCTTAATCTATAACATATGGGAAATGCTTTGTGACTTGTGGTGCTATAAGATAGCACTTATCAGAATAGCCTAAATGCCATGTTTCCAACTGCAGCAGACAAGATACAATTTTTACTAGATGTTTTTACAACAAAGACGTCTAGAACATTAATATGGAGGACGCAGGTGTTCACGCATGGGGAAGTTTCTAGTCTTGTATAGTTAACTCCGATTGAACGAACTGCAGGGGATCATTGGGGCAAAATTTGTACCTAGCAAGCTTGTCAATGACATCGGCAACCTACGCCACGGCCATGGCCAACCTTGTCCCCGCGGTAACCTTCGTCTTGGCCGTTTCTCTTGGGTATGTACAGTAAATCTCGTGCAAATTCCTCGACATGTAATCGCCTTATAATTTAGAAGAATCAACCATGGCAAATATTTTTGGGGATCTTCAGCTGGGATGTTCTTCTGACGTGGAGCGTGGTTTTGCTTCCGTGTTCACGTTGGTCGATCGAAATTAGGTTGGAAAAGGTGAAGATGAGGACAGCTGCAGGGAAGGCAAAAGTGGCAGGAACATTAATGGGGATAGGTGGGGCAATGCTGCTCACGTTCTACAAGGGCATGGAGGTCAACATGTGGTCAACGCACGTAAACCTCTTGCGCCACGTGGCGGCGACCCAGCGGGGCCAGGAGGGTTCGAGCAATCTCCTCCTGGGATCGCTTTTGGCCGTGGCCAGCTGCTTCTGCTACGCTTTGTGGTTGATCATTCAGGTGGGTCTCTGCGCCTTTTCTTCTCGATACGTCTTCATGTTGCCGCCTTCGATTTTTCTTCGTTTCACCGTGTGAGATCTTTCTAGTGTCGAtcaccttttccttttcaagtttcTTCTAGTCTGTCTGGGAAATGATTGCATGCGCGTCCATACATCCCGAAGATTCTTTTTATAGAACGCGGATTTTCTATCCTGTTCGATGCTTCACTTATTATTGTCTCAATAGATCTAAGCGAGTGATGTGCGGTTTCTATATTTGAATCCCGACATCTCCCATCCAAAATAAGTGACACTTACCACCTTATCAAAACGTTCAGTTTTTTGCTTGAAATAAACAAATGGTATAGTTAAAATGAAGACAATATTGTCATGTGCACATCGCTAAGTGTTGTTTCTCAGTAACTAGAAATCATTATGAAGAATGATTTGTTTGACAGGCTAAGATGAGTGAGAGGTTCCCATGCCCTTACACGAGCACAGCGTTGATGACCTTCATGGCGTCAATCCAAGCAGTGGTTTACGCATTGTGTCGAGAAAGGGATTGGAGCCAATGGAAGCTAGGATGGAACATCAGGCTCCTCACCGTATCATACTCGGTATACCTATGACAAACACCGTATTCTCTAATATTGTGTGCATTTATTAGGGCTTAATATCGATTATCGAACTATCCTAGCATGTGTCGTTAGCTGACCCGTCACCCCTTGCGTTGGTGCGATTTTGGTTATGGTGTTGTAGGGGATCGTTGCTTCCGGATTGTGCTATGCTCTAATCACTTGGTGCGTGCGGATGAGAGGACCAGTCTTTGTGTCGGTTTTTAATCCTCTTATGCTGGTGACCGTGGCCTTGGTGGGGTCTATGGTGTTGGACGAAAAATTGCACTTGGGAAGGTATATATATTGATAGATATATGTGTATTTTTAAAGTATCTGAACCCTTTGAATGACTTAATACAAGGATATCTGAAATTCTCGATTTATTTTGATGGCAGCATTCTAGGTTCAGGGCTCATAGTACTTGGTCTCTATGCGGTGCTGTGGggcaaaaaaaaggagaataagTGGATGAATCAGTTAGTGCCATCGACCGGTCTTGGTGAATCTGAATCCATTGAGATCGTTGTCGCTTCTCCTGACAAGAACGGCATTAAGGAGGGCGAAAATGTTCGAGAGTTGGTGCAAAAGGAGAGCGAAGTGATCAAAGAAAGCTTTGAAGAgaaaaggggaggaggaggagaaccaGCTTAACGAGCAATTGACCTTGGATTACCGTACGATGTACATTGTCCCCAATATAGGCAGGCATAGAATTGCAAAAGTGGCAACTTCGACTTGTCCAAGATTGGGCCTTTTGGTAGGTAGCCGATTTTGCACAGCAATGTCTATACCATAGTCAAGAACTTGAGATATCCCCGAGTCTTTAGCTATTCCCTTTTGTATAAGTAATCAGTTCATTCATTGAATGATATATGCAACTCAGATATTGAGCCTCTCCCAATGacaatctttcttttctttctttaaacaATCTTTTCCTTCAACCCAATGAGAAtggggaaaaattgtccaaagaTGTTTAAACTTATTggacttttaccaattcagtcacaaatatttcaaaattttcaattgagttctaaaccattttacattttgtcaattgaatttatctgaccaattttgataataatttgCTAACATGGACGCTGACTATCTTAAAGTCGGTACTGAtatagacaattttttaataatattttttcttttttttttccttttttcttctttttggcagTGGCTAGTCGACCACGAGCCATGATCGAGCTAGCTAGCCTCACCTAACGTTACCTTTGCCTATCTTGGGGCTCGCTCTCTCCCAGTTGCACCTCACCTATGGCAGGCAAGGGCAACCCTAGACCAAGCAAGGCTAATCGGGCTGACCATAACCATTTACGATTATGCAAGATGTTAGGTAAGAATAGCTTAAAGGTTGAAGACTAATCCAAAGCAGGAACTCATTTAAAGGGGACATGCCTATCTTGATATGGAAATAAACTAGTCAACTGAAACTATTTTGCTTTGACCATAGAACGAGCATCTTCTTTTGTGAGCTCATTTCATTGAACTGTTAAAATACTGTATGCATGGGTACTAGAATCATAATGTTTCTACACAAGGATGATCATATAGAACCACTCAAAATGGAAACCGTCTAGACCAAAGCACATTGGTTGGTTATGGGTGATTCCTTAGGTGTCAGTCCAATTCCCGATTCCATAAAATCGAAATGATGATTTTCAATTGGGTTCTTAGTGAAGGATATAAGAGGAATTAAGAAAGCAATGATTCAAAGGTAAATTTCACAGGAAAAGAATGTTCTTCACTGAAAGCCATAATACACACTTTGCTTCTACAATACATATTGCTATTTATATTAGGAAGAAAACCAGATTTCTTATTCTATATTCCAATTATCCAATCTTACGGATTGAGTGAATCAATCAACCCTCAATTAGAATAATCATAATGAAATCATATTtcctactctaatctaatcttccAATGGCAGAATAATATTATCAACCTTATCAGCCTCCCTCAAACTGGGGTTAGGTGGAAACTTAGTCTTAGTTTGTATCGTAACCTGCAATGATCAAAGCGCAGTAAAGCTTTTGTAAATATATCAACAATTTGATGAGTAGCATGAACATAATGAACTTCAAGTAACTAGAGAGCGACTTTCTCTTggacaaaatgaaaattgatctCCATGTGCTTTGTCTTTGCATGAAGAACTAGATTTGCTATCAATGAAATGGCCAGGTAGTTTTCACTATAAAGCAAAGTCAGATCGGTGAGCTGGAATACCCAAATCTCTCAATACAAAAGAGATCCATATAAGATCCGCTGTGACAGAAGTTAAGGGCTTATTTTCAGCTTCTGTTGATTACCTTACACTGTCACTTGCCATTTTATGGACCATGAAATGATATTTGATCCCAAGAAAGTGCAAAACCCGGTCGTTGACCTATGAGTCTCAAAATAGCCAGCCTAATCAGAGACCGCATACCCATATAGATTCAATGTGCCATTAAAGTGAAGATAAAGCCCCCgttgttgtttcttttacaTACCGCAATGCCCATTTTAATAGTTTTAAATGGTCATTCATAGGAGAATGCTTTTTTTAACATATTTGATTTACTGAATAAGAGATGTCCAATCTTGTGATCGTTAG
This Eucalyptus grandis isolate ANBG69807.140 chromosome 7, ASM1654582v1, whole genome shotgun sequence DNA region includes the following protein-coding sequences:
- the LOC104455036 gene encoding WAT1-related protein At1g68170 — protein: MTMSRFSEAMHEMKALLMMVVVQVAFAGVNILYKLAASDGMNLMILVAYRFTFATLFMAPLAFFLERKSRPKITWTVLVQAFFSGLFGGSLGQNLYLASLSMTSATYATAMANLVPAVTFVLAVSLGLEKVKMRTAAGKAKVAGTLMGIGGAMLLTFYKGMEVNMWSTHVNLLRHVAATQRGQEGSSNLLLGSLLAVASCFCYALWLIIQAKMSERFPCPYTSTALMTFMASIQAVVYALCRERDWSQWKLGWNIRLLTVSYSGIVASGLCYALITWCVRMRGPVFVSVFNPLMLVTVALVGSMVLDEKLHLGSILGSGLIVLGLYAVLWGKKKENKWMNQLVPSTGLGESESIEIVVASPDKNGIKEGENVRELVQKESEVIKESFEEKRGGGGEPA